Proteins from a genomic interval of Verrucomicrobiales bacterium:
- a CDS encoding P-II family nitrogen regulator, whose translation MKKIEAIIKPFKLEEVKDALQELGIRGMTTTEVKGFGRQKGHTEIYRGSEYTVDFVPKTKLELVVSDDQVDSVVQAIVVAAKTGKIGDGKVFVSPVVEAIRIRTEERGEQAV comes from the coding sequence ATGAAGAAGATCGAAGCCATCATCAAACCGTTTAAGTTGGAAGAAGTGAAAGATGCCCTCCAGGAGCTGGGGATTCGAGGGATGACGACCACCGAAGTGAAAGGATTCGGGCGTCAGAAAGGGCACACGGAGATTTACCGCGGGAGCGAATACACCGTCGACTTTGTTCCCAAGACCAAGCTCGAGTTGGTGGTCAGCGACGATCAGGTGGACAGCGTCGTTCAGGCGATCGTCGTGGCTGCCAAGACCGGGAAGATTGGAGACGGCAAGGTGTTCGTGTCCCCCGTGGTGGAGGCTATCCGTATTCGGACCGAAGAACGCGGTGAGCAAGCTGTCTAG
- a CDS encoding ammonium transporter: MTQLRLAYWLLSLCFMLSSPVTVTAAEPPPAQRIADTEAYLRNGPRSENTAVNVAGPGHNAWMMMSSALVLFMTLPGLALFYGGLVRRKNVLSVVAQCLGLACLVPLLWWAVGYSLCFSKGNALLGGLDFAFFRGVDATPNADYGVWVSHNIYAIYQMMFAIITPALIVGAIAERMKFSAVILFCVLWMFIVYFPTAHMLWGVGGWMNGLWNPSAAIKGIDFAGGIVVHMTSGWSALVLCILLGKRLGHGREPMPPHSMVLCAIGTGMLWVGWYGFNAGSAVAADAIAANAFVATTLSAAAGGVTWAVIEYALRGKPSILGLCSGAVAGLATITPASGFVTANSAVLIGVLAGVATFLACSKLKARLGYDDSLDTFGVHAVGGTLGTLLAGVFATPAANANLDAPYLKEFVGKTLWLEQVKAGSIVLLLSVVGTVVIFYLVGAVVGSLRVDPETETVGLDLAEHGEEGYND; this comes from the coding sequence ATGACTCAACTTCGCCTCGCCTATTGGTTGCTCAGCTTGTGTTTCATGCTCTCTTCGCCGGTTACTGTGACGGCGGCCGAGCCCCCGCCCGCCCAGCGTATCGCTGACACGGAAGCGTATCTACGGAACGGCCCCCGCAGTGAGAACACAGCGGTCAATGTGGCCGGACCCGGGCACAACGCGTGGATGATGATGTCCTCGGCCCTCGTGCTGTTCATGACCTTGCCGGGGTTGGCGCTGTTCTATGGCGGCCTGGTTCGTCGCAAGAACGTGCTGTCGGTGGTGGCTCAGTGCCTGGGACTGGCTTGTCTCGTTCCGCTCCTGTGGTGGGCGGTGGGCTACAGCCTGTGCTTCTCGAAGGGTAACGCCCTTTTGGGAGGGTTGGATTTTGCGTTTTTTCGCGGGGTCGATGCCACGCCCAACGCCGACTACGGCGTCTGGGTCTCGCATAACATCTACGCCATCTACCAGATGATGTTCGCCATTATCACCCCGGCGTTGATTGTGGGAGCGATTGCTGAGCGCATGAAGTTTTCCGCCGTGATCCTTTTTTGCGTCCTGTGGATGTTTATCGTTTATTTTCCCACGGCCCACATGCTGTGGGGGGTGGGGGGCTGGATGAACGGGCTCTGGAATCCATCGGCGGCGATCAAAGGCATCGATTTCGCGGGTGGCATTGTGGTCCACATGACCTCCGGGTGGTCCGCGTTGGTCCTGTGCATCCTGCTGGGCAAGCGGCTGGGACATGGCCGGGAGCCGATGCCTCCACACAGCATGGTGCTGTGCGCCATCGGCACCGGAATGCTGTGGGTGGGATGGTATGGCTTTAACGCCGGCAGCGCGGTTGCTGCCGATGCTATCGCGGCCAATGCGTTTGTGGCCACGACACTCTCGGCCGCTGCGGGCGGGGTGACCTGGGCGGTGATTGAGTATGCACTTCGTGGCAAGCCCAGCATCCTGGGTCTTTGTTCCGGAGCGGTCGCAGGGCTGGCGACCATCACCCCGGCGAGCGGCTTCGTGACCGCCAACAGTGCTGTCTTGATAGGTGTTCTGGCTGGCGTGGCGACCTTCTTGGCGTGCAGCAAGCTTAAGGCGCGGTTGGGTTACGATGATTCCCTGGACACCTTCGGAGTTCATGCGGTCGGCGGTACTTTGGGAACGCTCCTCGCCGGGGTGTTCGCCACGCCAGCGGCCAATGCCAACCTGGATGCCCCTTATCTGAAGGAATTTGTCGGAAAAACTCTATGGCTCGAGCAGGTCAAGGCCGGAAGTATCGTGCTGCTGCTCTCCGTGGTAGGCACGGTGGTGATCTTCTATCTCGTGGGAGCGGTGGTTGGGAGCCTGCGGGTCGATCCCGAGACCGAAACGGTGGGTCTGGATCTGGCTGAACATGGCGAAGAAGGATACAACGACTAG
- a CDS encoding porin has translation MNKKPFRNRPKHRTLLLGTLLASGASLAMGQETGKLDQLEKENVDLRKRLEALEAMAQKEGIMPSGDASPAMPIKAMSEMMISGFVTASYFYDTRTPKDNVSDGYLWNQRHNSFSINKVKLTIASPAVERSGSDWDAGYRASLIFGENANAVNTGGELQGLEALREAYVEVNAPLGTGLNIKAGQLISLLNYESGDGGAANANFSQGYQWYYTGNGPSAGVQLGYTFTDWMDLKVRVQNGMYAGAVDGNNGKTAMASLGLKPDSKTWINLIGFGGDESSSQTVKGGSILAGRQMTEKFGLGLELDYFHFNPPGASSELMSAGAWVTYDFTPKFGIALRGEYLSDPDGGGLKGILVGGRAGSAITSTEADGNLASLTLTFNWRPTPNIKVQPEVRYDTTSYDGGFDGKTDRVIVGAGVSYLF, from the coding sequence ATGAACAAAAAACCATTTCGTAACCGACCCAAACATCGAACCCTTTTGCTCGGGACACTGCTGGCCAGCGGAGCTTCCCTTGCGATGGGGCAAGAAACCGGAAAACTCGACCAGCTCGAGAAAGAGAACGTGGATCTTCGCAAGCGTCTAGAAGCCTTGGAGGCGATGGCGCAAAAAGAGGGCATCATGCCCAGCGGCGACGCTTCCCCAGCGATGCCCATCAAGGCGATGTCCGAGATGATGATCAGCGGCTTCGTCACCGCGTCCTATTTCTACGACACCCGGACTCCCAAGGACAATGTCTCCGACGGCTATCTCTGGAACCAGCGCCACAATTCCTTCTCGATCAACAAGGTTAAGCTCACCATCGCCAGTCCGGCGGTCGAGCGTAGCGGCTCCGATTGGGATGCGGGTTACCGGGCTTCTTTGATCTTCGGTGAGAATGCCAATGCTGTGAACACCGGCGGCGAGCTTCAGGGTCTCGAGGCCTTGCGCGAAGCCTACGTGGAAGTGAATGCCCCGCTGGGCACCGGATTGAACATCAAGGCCGGTCAGCTGATCTCGCTGCTCAACTATGAGTCGGGCGATGGTGGTGCGGCGAACGCGAATTTCTCCCAAGGCTATCAGTGGTACTACACGGGCAACGGCCCCTCCGCTGGTGTTCAACTGGGTTATACCTTCACCGATTGGATGGATCTCAAGGTTCGCGTGCAGAACGGCATGTATGCCGGAGCCGTGGACGGCAACAATGGCAAGACCGCGATGGCGAGCCTGGGGCTCAAGCCTGACAGCAAGACGTGGATCAACCTGATTGGCTTCGGCGGCGACGAGAGCAGCTCGCAGACCGTCAAAGGCGGATCGATCCTCGCAGGCCGTCAGATGACCGAGAAGTTCGGCCTCGGGCTCGAGCTCGACTACTTCCACTTCAACCCGCCCGGCGCCTCATCTGAACTGATGTCCGCAGGCGCATGGGTCACCTATGACTTCACTCCGAAGTTCGGAATCGCTCTGCGCGGCGAGTATCTGTCTGATCCCGATGGCGGCGGTCTGAAAGGCATCTTGGTCGGCGGACGCGCGGGCAGCGCGATCACGTCCACCGAGGCGGACGGCAACCTTGCCAGCTTGACACTCACCTTCAACTGGCGCCCGACTCCGAACATCAAGGTTCAGCCTGAAGTTCGCTACGACACCACCTCCTATGATGGTGGATTCGATGGCAAGACGGATCGTGTGATCGTGGGCGCCGGCGTGTCCTACCTGTTCTAA
- the urtA gene encoding urea ABC transporter substrate-binding protein: MKPTLWKLFASAVLAMVVSKASAAETVKVGVLHSLSGTMAISETSLKDVLLFTFDEINKSGGVLGKMIEPVVVDPASNWPLFAEKARQLLEKDKVSAVFGCWTSVSRKSVLPVFEQANGLLFYPVQYEGEELSKNIFYTAEAVNQQAVPSVDYMLGEGKKKFYLLGSDYVYPRTTNKILKQYLKAKGIPDADIIEIYTPFGHTDYQTIVAAIKKFSAGGGACVISTLNGDTNIPFFKEFANAGLTSENCPVVSFSISEDEFRGLPAKDLVGHFGCWTYFMSLKTPENQKFVGDFMKWIKKPVVTGVDYKVSGVDPKGRVTCSPMNLSRMGVYLWKQAVEKAGTFEVDAVRTALIGQKFKGPAGEVTMQENHHLINPVFIGETLATGQFKIIKSLGAVAGEPFSEKFLPK; the protein is encoded by the coding sequence ATGAAACCTACCCTCTGGAAATTGTTCGCCTCCGCCGTGCTGGCGATGGTGGTCTCCAAAGCTTCGGCCGCGGAAACCGTCAAAGTCGGCGTGCTTCACTCGTTGAGCGGCACGATGGCCATCAGCGAAACATCCCTCAAGGATGTTCTGCTCTTCACCTTTGACGAGATCAACAAATCGGGCGGCGTGCTCGGCAAGATGATCGAACCTGTGGTCGTTGACCCGGCTTCGAACTGGCCTTTGTTCGCTGAGAAGGCCCGACAGCTTCTCGAAAAGGACAAAGTCTCGGCCGTGTTCGGCTGCTGGACCTCCGTCAGCCGCAAGTCTGTGTTGCCGGTCTTCGAACAGGCCAACGGGCTGCTGTTCTACCCGGTGCAATACGAGGGCGAAGAGCTGTCGAAGAACATCTTCTACACCGCTGAAGCCGTGAATCAGCAGGCCGTGCCTTCGGTCGACTACATGCTCGGTGAAGGCAAGAAGAAGTTCTACTTGCTTGGCTCCGACTACGTCTATCCCCGGACTACGAACAAGATCCTGAAGCAGTATCTGAAAGCCAAGGGAATTCCCGACGCTGACATCATCGAGATCTACACTCCCTTCGGCCATACCGACTACCAGACGATCGTGGCGGCCATCAAGAAGTTCTCTGCAGGCGGCGGCGCCTGCGTGATCAGCACCCTGAACGGGGATACCAACATTCCCTTCTTCAAGGAGTTTGCCAACGCCGGCCTGACCTCCGAAAACTGCCCGGTAGTGTCCTTCTCCATCTCTGAAGACGAGTTCCGCGGCCTGCCGGCCAAGGACCTGGTTGGACACTTCGGCTGCTGGACCTACTTCATGTCTCTGAAGACTCCCGAGAATCAAAAGTTCGTGGGTGACTTCATGAAGTGGATCAAGAAGCCGGTCGTGACCGGTGTGGACTACAAGGTCAGCGGCGTCGACCCCAAGGGCCGCGTCACCTGCAGCCCGATGAACCTCTCGCGCATGGGAGTTTATCTGTGGAAGCAAGCGGTCGAGAAGGCTGGCACGTTCGAAGTGGATGCGGTCCGGACCGCTCTCATCGGCCAGAAGTTCAAGGGACCTGCCGGCGAAGTCACGATGCAGGAGAATCATCACCTGATCAACCCGGTCTTCATCGGGGAAACCTTGGCCACGGGTCAGTTCAAGATCATCAAATCTCTCGGAGCGGTAGCTGGCGAGCCGTTCAGCGAGAAGTTCCTCCCGAAGTAA
- the urtB gene encoding urea ABC transporter permease subunit UrtB, with amino-acid sequence MGWLGALPFVPRRVGPLAPSRLLALGLLMCASLIGSSVPLVGQAASPPSSVRKDLVSAILSEDVAEQTQKIKALAESTDPVVGVVLAAWRQGGIFILETNDTKIPFLLDAQVDADGQAKGLRVEDGAAISGANGQPLAFLASDWTAVDTTSKLRKAIKTTLDLLAVVNPDAKMRRDAITKLGQEQNLEYLPYFQSRFEKETDSDVKRALTEAIHLTRIVSTNEADRVESLNKLGEMRSIASLAFLQKVETEAKQDPARWGTATPQAARESIVLINYYVAWGNLVGTAFRGLSLSAVLLVAALGLAITFGLMGIINMAHGEVMMIGAYTAYVSQNLFRKWFDVGTTGFDFYFLAALVLSFLVAAALGLFLERSIIRFLYKRPLESLLATWGVSLVLQQLIRHLFGAANVQMNSPRWLSGSFVVQDVLFAYNRLFVIGFAVFVVLLTYLLLTRTSLGLQIRAVMQNRAMASALGVRTARVNMMTFAFGSGLAGMAGACLSQISNVGPSLGQSYIVDCFMVVVLGGVGNLVGTVSAALGVGVTDQILQPWLGAVMGKITVLAAIILFLQWRPAGLFVTRSRSLEG; translated from the coding sequence ATGGGGTGGCTCGGGGCTCTGCCTTTTGTTCCTCGCCGGGTGGGACCGCTCGCCCCCTCGCGATTGTTGGCGCTTGGCCTTCTCATGTGCGCCTCGCTGATTGGGTCCTCGGTCCCGTTGGTGGGTCAGGCGGCTAGCCCACCCTCCAGCGTCCGGAAGGATCTGGTTTCGGCAATCCTCTCGGAGGATGTCGCCGAGCAAACTCAGAAGATCAAAGCCTTGGCTGAGTCGACGGACCCCGTTGTAGGTGTCGTGTTGGCCGCCTGGAGGCAGGGTGGCATCTTCATCCTCGAGACCAACGACACGAAAATCCCCTTTCTTCTGGATGCCCAGGTCGATGCCGATGGCCAGGCCAAGGGGCTTCGGGTGGAGGATGGTGCCGCGATCTCGGGCGCTAACGGCCAGCCGCTGGCGTTTCTCGCTTCCGACTGGACCGCGGTCGATACCACTTCCAAGCTGCGCAAGGCCATCAAGACAACCCTCGATCTGCTGGCGGTTGTGAACCCCGACGCGAAGATGCGTCGGGATGCCATCACGAAGCTAGGCCAGGAACAGAATCTCGAATACCTCCCCTACTTTCAGAGCCGCTTCGAAAAGGAGACTGACTCCGATGTGAAGCGAGCGCTGACGGAGGCGATACACTTGACCCGGATAGTCAGCACCAACGAGGCGGACCGGGTGGAGTCGCTGAACAAGCTGGGCGAGATGCGCAGCATCGCTTCCCTGGCCTTTCTTCAGAAGGTGGAGACTGAAGCCAAACAGGATCCCGCCCGTTGGGGGACGGCGACGCCGCAAGCGGCCCGCGAATCGATAGTTCTGATTAACTATTACGTGGCTTGGGGAAACCTGGTTGGAACCGCGTTTCGCGGCCTCAGCCTTTCGGCGGTTCTATTGGTGGCCGCCCTTGGTTTGGCGATCACGTTCGGCCTGATGGGCATCATCAACATGGCCCACGGTGAGGTCATGATGATCGGGGCCTACACTGCTTATGTCAGTCAGAACCTGTTTCGCAAATGGTTCGACGTGGGGACGACCGGATTCGACTTCTACTTTCTCGCGGCCCTGGTGCTCTCATTTCTGGTCGCTGCTGCGCTGGGGCTCTTTCTGGAACGCTCGATCATCCGGTTTCTCTACAAACGCCCATTGGAATCGTTGCTGGCGACCTGGGGTGTGAGTTTGGTGTTGCAACAGTTGATTCGTCATTTGTTCGGAGCCGCCAATGTGCAGATGAATTCGCCGCGCTGGCTCAGCGGCAGCTTTGTGGTGCAGGACGTGTTGTTTGCCTACAATCGTCTGTTCGTGATCGGATTTGCGGTTTTTGTCGTGCTGCTGACGTATTTGCTTCTCACCCGGACTTCCCTGGGGCTCCAGATTCGAGCGGTGATGCAGAACCGGGCCATGGCCTCGGCCTTGGGAGTGCGGACCGCTCGGGTCAACATGATGACTTTTGCTTTCGGCTCTGGACTTGCCGGGATGGCGGGGGCCTGCCTTTCCCAGATTAGCAATGTCGGCCCCAGTCTGGGTCAGAGCTACATTGTCGATTGTTTCATGGTCGTCGTTCTCGGCGGCGTGGGCAATCTTGTGGGCACCGTCTCCGCCGCCCTCGGAGTGGGTGTTACCGATCAGATCTTGCAACCGTGGCTTGGTGCCGTGATGGGCAAGATTACCGTGCTGGCCGCCATTATCCTGTTCCTCCAATGGCGGCCAGCCGGTCTTTTTGTAACCCGCTCTCGGAGTTTGGAGGGTTAA
- the urtC gene encoding urea ABC transporter permease subunit UrtC has product MNSTFKPRECFWIALCAVIGLVVVPCLNLFPAPDSFFHISNFSINLYGKYLCYAVLAIGVNLLWGYTGLLSLGQCLFFSLGGYALGMHLMLMIGKLGQYKADIPDFMVFLEFPARFPETGGLPPHWIPFKSFWFAAAAVIWVPALVALIFGFLAFRSRIKGVYFSILSQALTYAATLMFFRNDFTFGGNNGLTDFKTILGYDIHSASTQRWLYIASGLLLLGVYLLCRWLTSTQFGLIQRAVRDSENRVLFSGYATAHFKLFVFVLAAVIAGLGGALYVPQVGIINPSDMAPEKSLETVVWCAVGGRGNLLGPILGAIGVNALKSYATRAFAEQWLYVLGGLFIFSTLFMPKGIIGIPEQLAALKKRFWDRSATATPGSPGVGSTKTVGLEAAPKK; this is encoded by the coding sequence ATGAACTCCACCTTCAAACCTCGCGAGTGTTTCTGGATCGCGCTGTGCGCGGTGATTGGGTTGGTAGTCGTGCCCTGCCTGAATCTATTCCCCGCTCCGGACAGCTTCTTCCACATCAGCAATTTTTCGATCAACCTTTATGGCAAGTACCTCTGCTACGCGGTGCTCGCCATCGGGGTCAATCTGCTGTGGGGCTACACGGGCTTGCTGAGCCTCGGCCAGTGCCTGTTTTTCTCTCTGGGCGGCTACGCGCTGGGCATGCATCTCATGCTCATGATCGGGAAGTTGGGACAATACAAGGCCGACATCCCGGACTTCATGGTGTTCCTCGAGTTTCCGGCTCGGTTTCCAGAGACGGGCGGGCTGCCCCCGCATTGGATTCCCTTCAAGAGCTTCTGGTTCGCCGCCGCGGCGGTCATCTGGGTGCCGGCCTTGGTGGCCTTGATCTTCGGCTTCCTCGCCTTCCGTTCCCGTATCAAGGGCGTGTATTTCTCCATACTGAGCCAGGCGCTCACCTATGCGGCGACACTGATGTTCTTTCGGAACGACTTTACGTTTGGCGGAAACAACGGCCTCACGGATTTCAAGACCATTCTCGGCTACGACATCCACTCGGCTTCCACTCAGCGATGGCTTTATATCGCCTCCGGCCTGCTGCTGTTGGGCGTGTACCTGCTGTGCCGGTGGCTCACCTCTACCCAGTTCGGCTTGATTCAGCGGGCGGTGCGCGACAGCGAGAATCGAGTGCTGTTCTCAGGTTATGCCACCGCCCATTTTAAGCTCTTCGTTTTCGTTCTGGCTGCCGTCATCGCTGGGCTTGGCGGGGCGCTCTATGTTCCTCAGGTAGGCATCATCAACCCCAGCGACATGGCGCCTGAAAAGTCTCTGGAGACTGTCGTGTGGTGCGCGGTCGGTGGCCGAGGCAATCTGCTGGGCCCGATCCTGGGTGCCATTGGGGTCAACGCCTTGAAGAGCTATGCCACGCGGGCCTTCGCGGAGCAGTGGCTCTATGTTCTCGGCGGACTGTTTATCTTCTCCACGCTGTTCATGCCGAAGGGGATTATCGGGATTCCGGAGCAGCTGGCCGCTTTGAAGAAGCGATTCTGGGACCGCTCCGCCACCGCCACCCCCGGCTCGCCCGGAGTCGGCTCCACCAAAACCGTCGGCCTGGAGGCGGCGCCCAAGAAATGA
- the urtD gene encoding urea ABC transporter ATP-binding protein UrtD produces the protein MKKEFILSLEGVNKTFDGFKAINDLNFYMDEGELRVIIGPNGAGKSTMLDLITGRTQPDTGTLEYERNIDLTALNEYQINRLGIGRKFQTPSVYVDHTVFENLWLSLAGTRSVWSTLFSRITPAKRDRIQEVLEIVGLTSRQHDQAGSLSHGQKQWLEIGMLLAQEPKLLLVDEPAAGMTDEETAKTGELLLSLAGKHSVIVIEHDMVFVRQIARKVTVLHQGSVLCEGTVDQVQNDERVIEVYLGRKKKDRN, from the coding sequence ATGAAAAAGGAATTCATCCTGTCCCTCGAGGGCGTCAACAAGACCTTCGATGGTTTCAAGGCCATCAACGACCTCAACTTTTACATGGATGAGGGCGAGCTCCGGGTGATTATCGGACCCAACGGGGCCGGCAAAAGCACCATGCTGGATCTGATCACGGGGCGGACGCAGCCGGACACAGGCACGCTCGAGTACGAGCGCAACATTGACCTGACGGCGCTCAATGAATACCAGATCAACCGCCTCGGCATCGGCCGCAAATTCCAAACTCCGTCCGTCTATGTGGATCACACGGTGTTCGAAAACCTGTGGTTGTCGCTGGCGGGGACTCGCAGTGTTTGGAGCACCCTTTTCTCGCGGATCACTCCCGCCAAACGGGACAGAATTCAGGAAGTCCTCGAGATCGTGGGTTTGACCTCGCGCCAGCATGACCAGGCCGGATCACTCTCCCATGGGCAGAAGCAGTGGCTCGAGATCGGTATGTTGCTGGCCCAGGAACCCAAACTGCTCCTGGTGGACGAGCCGGCTGCCGGGATGACGGATGAGGAAACCGCCAAGACTGGCGAGTTGCTGCTTTCTCTGGCGGGCAAGCATAGCGTGATTGTCATCGAACACGACATGGTGTTCGTCCGTCAAATCGCCCGCAAAGTGACCGTCCTTCACCAAGGCTCCGTGCTCTGTGAGGGAACCGTCGACCAGGTGCAGAATGACGAGCGGGTGATCGAAGTGTATCTGGGTCGCAAGAAGAAGGATCGGAATTAG
- the urtE gene encoding urea ABC transporter ATP-binding subunit UrtE, translating to MLTLQDIHVSYDGSRILRGVNLTVPEKSLVCLMGRNGVGKTTTLKSIIGLVRPESGSVRLAGQEIGGLKPEECSRLGIGYVPQGRDIFPQLTVWENLKLSLVVRGSKPNGQVDRVLELFPVLKEMLQRKGGVLSGGQQQQLAIARALLTDPKVLILDEPTEGIQPNIIDQIGETLIKIKREGRMSILLVEQYLDFCVSVGDAFCIMDRGSVVADGPISALNDTIVKEHLTV from the coding sequence ATGTTGACACTCCAAGACATCCATGTTTCGTACGATGGCAGCCGGATCCTTCGAGGGGTGAATCTGACCGTTCCCGAGAAGAGCCTGGTCTGCCTGATGGGCCGGAATGGTGTCGGGAAGACCACGACTCTGAAGAGCATCATCGGCCTGGTTCGTCCCGAAAGCGGCTCCGTGCGTTTGGCGGGACAGGAGATTGGGGGGCTGAAGCCCGAGGAATGTTCGCGCCTAGGAATTGGTTACGTCCCCCAGGGACGGGACATCTTTCCGCAGCTTACGGTTTGGGAGAATCTCAAGTTGAGTCTCGTTGTTCGGGGCAGCAAGCCCAATGGTCAGGTGGATCGCGTGCTGGAGCTATTTCCCGTTCTGAAGGAGATGCTGCAAAGGAAGGGCGGTGTCCTGAGCGGCGGTCAGCAGCAGCAGCTCGCCATCGCCCGCGCCCTGCTGACCGACCCCAAGGTGCTCATTCTGGACGAGCCGACCGAGGGAATCCAACCGAACATCATTGACCAGATCGGTGAGACCCTGATCAAAATCAAACGTGAGGGTCGGATGAGCATCTTGCTGGTCGAGCAATATCTGGATTTCTGCGTGAGCGTGGGGGATGCCTTCTGCATCATGGACAGGGGCTCAGTGGTCGCCGACGGCCCGATCTCGGCCCTGAATGACACCATTGTAAAGGAACACCTGACGGTATGA
- a CDS encoding urease accessory protein UreD: MSLAPDLLRTRPLDAGEGGLEVDLVFGQSAATSVWAVNPLKVLVARPRGPSVWAYLSSFGGGLVAGDQTRMKLRVGQRSRCFLSTQSSTKVYRNPLDRPCSCEIQAQLEENSLLVMVPDPVQAFADSLYSQRQDFHLHPTAGLVLVDWFSAGRSACGERWEFTRYESRNEVWIGDERVFTDALRLSDEDGLMPGDHRLGRYNCFAMVTLLGVPLAETSARLLKAAAASPVVARPSLLSGASPLPHGSIFRFAGERTEDVGREIHQLLSFLPSLLDGDPLSRKW, from the coding sequence ATGAGCCTGGCACCTGACCTCTTGAGAACGCGCCCGCTGGATGCAGGGGAAGGCGGGCTTGAGGTGGATCTGGTGTTTGGGCAGAGCGCGGCAACTTCGGTATGGGCGGTGAATCCTCTCAAAGTTCTGGTGGCGCGCCCCCGCGGACCCAGCGTGTGGGCCTACCTGAGCAGTTTTGGGGGCGGGTTGGTGGCCGGGGACCAGACGCGCATGAAACTTCGCGTGGGGCAGCGGTCCCGATGCTTCCTCAGCACCCAGTCTTCAACCAAGGTCTATCGGAATCCGCTGGATCGACCCTGCAGCTGCGAAATTCAAGCCCAGCTCGAAGAGAACTCCCTGCTCGTGATGGTTCCGGACCCGGTGCAGGCTTTCGCTGATTCCTTGTACAGCCAGCGTCAGGACTTTCATTTGCATCCGACCGCCGGGCTGGTGCTCGTGGATTGGTTCTCGGCCGGTCGTTCCGCCTGCGGCGAACGATGGGAATTTACTCGCTACGAGAGCCGAAACGAGGTTTGGATCGGGGATGAACGTGTGTTCACCGATGCCCTGCGACTCTCGGATGAGGATGGTCTCATGCCCGGAGACCATCGGCTCGGCCGTTATAACTGCTTTGCTATGGTAACCCTGCTCGGCGTCCCCTTGGCGGAGACCAGCGCGCGGCTGTTGAAAGCGGCCGCAGCGAGTCCCGTGGTGGCGCGACCATCCTTGTTGTCGGGGGCGAGTCCTCTGCCTCACGGGTCGATCTTTCGTTTTGCTGGAGAGCGAACGGAGGATGTGGGGCGGGAGATTCACCAGTTGCTGAGCTTTCTTCCCTCCCTGCTGGACGGCGATCCTCTGAGCCGCAAGTGGTAA
- a CDS encoding urease subunit beta, with protein sequence MHLSPRDLDKLILHQAGSLAQKRLARGLRLNYPESVALIASQLLEFIREDRTVAELMSLGRRFLGRNQVLAGVPEMVAEVQVEGTFPDGTKLVTVHHPIASENGDLSLALYGSFLPVPPLTAFEAVPLEVAGEPGEVVAEEGEVTLNEGRGTISVAVTNLGDRPIQVGSHYHFIETNASLRFDRTASYGKRLDIPAGTAVRFEPGETKTVRLVEIAGGRVIRGGNGLASGPVSEENLRAALGRVTAQGFGNE encoded by the coding sequence ATGCACCTCTCTCCTCGTGATCTCGACAAGCTCATTCTGCACCAGGCGGGCTCTCTCGCCCAGAAGCGCCTGGCGCGTGGCCTTCGGCTTAATTATCCCGAATCGGTGGCCTTGATTGCCAGCCAGCTCCTGGAATTTATCCGGGAAGACCGAACTGTGGCCGAGCTGATGAGCCTAGGAAGGCGGTTTCTGGGGCGCAATCAGGTATTGGCCGGGGTTCCGGAGATGGTCGCGGAGGTGCAGGTCGAAGGAACGTTTCCGGATGGCACCAAGCTGGTCACGGTGCATCATCCGATCGCCAGCGAGAACGGCGATCTCTCCTTGGCCCTCTATGGCAGTTTTCTGCCCGTCCCTCCGCTCACCGCCTTCGAGGCGGTGCCGCTCGAGGTGGCTGGCGAGCCAGGCGAGGTGGTGGCCGAGGAAGGGGAGGTCACCCTCAATGAGGGTCGGGGCACGATTTCGGTGGCCGTGACCAATTTGGGCGATCGACCGATTCAGGTGGGCAGCCACTATCATTTTATTGAGACCAATGCCTCGCTGCGGTTTGATCGGACCGCCTCCTATGGCAAGCGACTCGACATTCCGGCTGGCACTGCGGTCCGGTTCGAGCCGGGTGAGACCAAGACAGTTCGCCTGGTGGAGATCGCCGGAGGCCGCGTCATTCGCGGCGGGAACGGACTGGCCTCAGGACCAGTGTCGGAGGAGAATCTGAGGGCTGCGCTTGGCCGCGTGACCGCCCAGGGCTTTGGCAACGAATAA